From a single Phalacrocorax aristotelis chromosome 1, bGulAri2.1, whole genome shotgun sequence genomic region:
- the PROZ gene encoding vitamin K-dependent protein Z, whose protein sequence is MARYSWTILFLLSALFLQTEQTVFISADDANKVIKRQRRASSRLLEEVLQGSLERECLEERCTHEEAREVFENDEMLKMFWDAYYGGRRCSSSPCQHNGVCQDSIRGYTCTCAEGYEGENCAFAKNECRHHAKEGCHHFCYPGSDSYRCSCADGYKLGKDEKQCIALDQCACGRLQDSDNLISETRKKHDKQFPWQVLLLNSEGKGFCGGVLLKSNFVLTTAECALLHSHFGIRVGAGHNGTSGTEKIMQVNEKHIHIRYDEDTGENNIALLRLQEHVECNSHQLPVCVPERDFAEHILIPKLAGTVSGWRMEGDELQGDELQVSYLPAEDCKQTLNISLTNRQFCGHLQEAVDKRLAGGSFLATEYKGTWFLTGVLGSWPLEDTDWETILFTKTARYMIWFKQKMK, encoded by the exons ATGGCAAGGTACTCTTGGACAATattgtttcttctctctgcccTTTTCCTTCAGACAGAGCAGACAG TGTTTATATCAGCTGATGATGCAAACAAAGTTATAAAGAGACAGAGGCGTGCCAGTTCCCGACTTTTGGAGGAGGTCCTCCAAGGCAGCTTGGAAAGGGAATGCCTTGAAGAGAGATGTACGCATGAAGAAGCAAGAGAAGTATTTGAAAACGATGAAATGCTC aaaatgttttgggaTGCCTACTACG GCGGCAGGAGGTGCTCGTCGAGCCCCTGCCAGCACAACGGCGTGTGCCAGGACAGCATTCGCGGCtacacctgcacctgtgctgaGGGCTACGAGGGAGAGAACTGTGCTTTCG CTAAAAATGAATGTCGCCACCATGCAAAAGAAGGTTGTCACCACTTCTGTTACCCAGGAAGTGATTCCTACCGTTGCTCCTGTGCTGATGGCTACAAGCTTGGGAAGGATGAAAAACAGTGCATCGCATTAG ATCAGTGCGCATGTGGGAGACTGCAAGACAGCGATAATCTGATAAGTGAAACCAGGAAGAAACATGACAAGCAATTCCCTTGGCAG gTCCTGCTGCTAAACTCAGAAGGGAAGGGCTTCTGTGGCGGAGTGCTgctaaaaagtaattttgtattgACTACAGCAGAGTGCGCCCTTCTGCACAGCCACTTTGGAATCAGGGTTGGTGCTG GGCATAATGGAACCAGCGGAACGGAGAAGATAATGCAAGTTAATGAGAAACACATACACATCCGGTATGATGAAGACACTGGTGAGAACAACATTGCATTACTACGACTCCAAGAGCATGTCGAGTGCAACAGCCACCAGCTTCCTGTATGTGTCCCTGAAAGAGACTTTGCAGAACACATTTTAATTCCAAAATTGGCTGGCACAGTCAGTGGCTGGAGAATGGAAGGTGATGAACTTCAAGGCGATGAGTTGCAAGTTTCATACCTTCCTGCTGAGGACTGCAAACAAACACTCAACATAAGCCTCACGAACAGGCAGTTTTGTGGACACCTCCAGGAGGCCGTAGACAAACGACTGGCTGGAGGAAGCTTTTTAGCTACTGAGTATAAGGGCACTTGGTTTCTGACTGGTGTCCTGGGATCTTGGCCACTAGAAGACACTGACTGGGAAACAATCCTATTCACCAAAACCGCGAGGTATATGATAtggtttaaacaaaaaatgaagtaa